One genomic window of Haloferax mediterranei ATCC 33500 includes the following:
- a CDS encoding D-2-hydroxyacid dehydrogenase yields the protein MRDPDIVVLRQKIHGLSAEEYAETLRERLPDREVALANTPTEERDLLSRARVATGFTLAEDVLETAANLDLFACVFAGTGHLPLEALEANDIVVTNASGVHGPNIAEQVLGSILYFTRRFHVAERHKQDNRWQSYPTHELQGSTVTVVGLGAIGQAVVDRLEPFGVDTIGVRYSPEKGGPTDEVVGFDDEQGLHDAFARSEYVVIACPLTDATRGLVDADAFKSMAPETVLVNIGRGPVVDTEALVSALRNNGIRGAALDVTDPEPLPSDHELWNFDNVLITPHNAGHTPKYWERMADIIAENLGKLDEGDDDLRNRVV from the coding sequence ATGCGCGACCCCGACATTGTGGTGCTGCGTCAGAAGATACACGGACTGTCTGCCGAGGAGTACGCCGAAACGCTCCGTGAGAGACTCCCAGACCGGGAAGTCGCCCTCGCCAACACGCCGACAGAAGAGCGAGACTTGCTCTCTCGCGCCCGCGTCGCCACTGGGTTCACTCTCGCTGAGGACGTACTCGAAACCGCCGCAAACCTCGACCTGTTTGCCTGCGTCTTCGCCGGTACTGGGCACCTCCCGCTCGAAGCGCTGGAGGCCAACGATATCGTCGTCACCAATGCGTCGGGCGTCCACGGCCCGAACATCGCCGAGCAGGTTCTCGGCAGCATCCTCTATTTCACCCGTCGGTTCCACGTCGCAGAGCGGCACAAACAGGACAATCGCTGGCAGTCCTACCCGACCCACGAACTGCAAGGTTCGACGGTCACCGTCGTCGGACTCGGCGCTATCGGACAGGCCGTCGTCGACAGACTCGAACCCTTCGGCGTGGACACCATCGGCGTTCGCTACTCGCCCGAAAAGGGAGGCCCGACCGACGAAGTCGTCGGCTTCGACGACGAGCAGGGCCTCCACGACGCATTCGCCCGCTCGGAGTACGTCGTCATCGCGTGCCCGCTGACGGACGCCACACGCGGTCTCGTTGACGCGGATGCGTTCAAATCGATGGCACCCGAGACCGTCCTCGTCAACATCGGTCGCGGCCCGGTCGTCGACACCGAGGCGCTGGTCTCCGCACTCCGAAACAACGGTATCCGGGGTGCAGCCCTCGACGTGACCGACCCCGAACCGCTCCCGTCGGACCACGAACTCTGGAACTTCGACAACGTGCTCATCACGCCCCACAACGCGGGCCACACGCCGAAGTACTGGGAACGCATGGCAGATATTATCGCCGAGAACCTCGGCAAGTTGGACGAGGGTGACGATGACCTGCGTAATCGCGTGGTCTAA